From Ictidomys tridecemlineatus isolate mIctTri1 chromosome 2, mIctTri1.hap1, whole genome shotgun sequence, the proteins below share one genomic window:
- the LOC144369486 gene encoding olfactory receptor 7E24-like translates to MSLSEDPDLQPLLFGLFLCMYLVTVLGNLLIILAVSSDPHLHTPMYFFLSNLSLADIGFISTTVPNMIVNIQTHNDVVSYMGCLTQMSFYAIFICMGYMLLTVMAYDRFVAICHPLHYTVIMNPRLCGFSILVSFLLSLLDSQLHNLMILQITSFKDVEISSFFCDPSQLLNLSCSDTYSINIGKYVLFGLYSFFPISGILFSYYKIISSILRIPSSGGKYKAFSTCGSHLAVFCLFLGTSTAVYFGSAVSHSPRENVVSSVMYTVVTPMLNPFIYSLRNKDIKGALWKLHRRAI, encoded by the coding sequence ATGAGCCTCTCAGAGGACCCAGATCTGCAGCCACTTCTCTTTGGACTGTTCCTGTGCATGTACCTGGTCACAGTGcttgggaacctgctcatcatcctggctgtcagctctgacccccacctccacacccccatgtacttcttcctctccaacctgtccttggcTGACATTGGCTTCATCTCTACCACAGTCCCAAACATGATTGTAAACATTCAGACTCACAATGATGTCGTCTCCTACATGGGCTGTCTGACACAGATGTCCttttatgccatttttatttgtatgggTTATATGCTTCTgactgtgatggcctatgacaggtttgtggccatctgtcaccccctgcattatacagtcattatgaaccctcGCCTCTGTGGCTTCTCAATTTTGGTATCATTTTTGCTGAGTCTCTTGGACTCTCAGCTGCACAATTTGATGATCTTACAAATTACTAGCTTCAAGGATGTGGAAATTTCTAGTTTCTTCTGTGACCCTTCTCAACTTCTGAATCTTTCCTGTTCTGACACCTACTCTATTAATATTGGCAAGTATGTTCTTTTTGGCCTATATAGCTTTTTCCCCATCTCAGGGATCCTTTTCTCttactataaaataatttcctccaTTCTGAGGATCCCATCCTCAGGTGGGaagtacaaagccttctccacctgtggctcTCACCTGGCagttttttgcctatttttagGAACAAGTACTGCAGTGTACTTTGGATCAGCTGTATCACATTCTCCCAGAGAGAATGTGGTGTCCTCAGTAATGTATactgtggtcacccccatgctgaacccctttatctacagcctgaggaacaaggatATCAAAGGTGCTCTTTGGAAGCTTCACAGAAGGGCAATCTAA
- the LOC101971401 gene encoding olfactory receptor 7E24 yields the protein MSLSEDPDLQPILFGLFLSMYLVTVLGNLLIILAVSSDPHLHTPMYFFLSNLSFVDISFISTTVPKMLVNIQTQNRFISYVGCLTQMSLFGIFGCMDDMLLTVMAYDRFVAICHPLHYTVIMNPRLCGFLTLVSFLLSLLDSQLHNLMILQITSFKDVKISSFFCDPSQLLNLSCFDTFSDNIVKYFLGVIYGLFPISGILFSYYKIVSSILRIPSSGGRYKAFSTCGSHLAVVGLFYGTGFGVYLGSASSPSPRKGSVASVMYTVVTPMLNPFIYSLRNRDIKNALRRLQSRIFHS from the coding sequence ATGAGCCTTTCAGAGGACCCAGACCTGCAGCCCATCCTCTTTGGActgttcctgtccatgtacctggtcacgGTGCTTGGGAACCTACTCATTATCCTGGCGGTCAGCTctgacccccacctccacacccccatgtacttcttcctctccaacctgtcttTTGTGGACATCAGTTTCATCTCGACCACAGTCCCAAAGATGCTCGTGAACATCCAAACTCAAAACAGATTCATTTCCTACGTTGGCTGCCTAACACAAATGTCTCTTTTTGGCATTTTTGGATGTATGGATGACATGCTTCTgactgtgatggcctatgaccggtttgtggccatctgtcacccctTGCATTatacagtcattatgaaccctcGCCTCTGTGGCTTCTTAACTTTGGTGTCATTTTTGCTGAGTCTTTTGGACTCTCAGCTGCACAATTTGATGATCTTACAAATTACCAGCTTCAAGGATGTGAAAATTTCCAGTTTCTTCTGTGACCCTTCTCAGCTTCTGAATCTCTCCTGTTTCGACACCTTCTCTGATAACATTGTCAAGTATTTTCTTGGAGTCATATATGGCCTTTTCCCCATCTCAGGGATCCTTTTCTCTTATTATAAGATTGTTTCCTCCATTCTGAGGATCCCATCCTCAGGGGGCAggtacaaagccttctccacctgtggctcTCACCTGGCAGTTGTTGGCTTATTTTATGGGACAGGCTTTGGAGTGTACCTTGGGTCAGCTTCATCACCTTCTCCCAGGAAGGGTTCAGTGGCGTCAGTGATGTACACTGTtgtcacccccatgctgaaccccttcatctacagcctgaggaacagggacatTAAAAATGCACTTAGGAGACTCCAGAGCCGAATTTTCCACTCTTAG
- the LOC110597442 gene encoding olfactory receptor 7E24-like, protein MSFSEDPDLQPILFVVFLCMYLITILGNLLIILAVCSDSHLHTPMYFFLSNLSLADIGFISTTVPNMIVNIQTHNDIISYEGCLTQMSLFTTLVCMDYMLLTVMAYDRFVAICHPLHYTVIMNPRLCGFLILGSFLLSLLDSQLHNLVILKVTSFKDVEISNFYCDPSELLNLSCSYTYSNIIVKYVLIVIYGLFPISGILFSYYKIISSILRIPSSGGKYKAFSTCGSHLSVFCLFLGTGIAVYFGSAVSHSPRKGAVASVMYTVVTPMLNPFIYSLRNRDIKSALRRLQIRTV, encoded by the coding sequence ATGAGCTTCTCAGAGGATCCAGACCTGCAGCCCATCCTCTTTGTGGTATTCCTGTGCATGTACCTGATCACCATCCTGGgaaacctgctcatcatcctggctgtctgctctgactcccacctccacactcccatgtacttcttcctctccaacctgtccttggcTGACATTGGTTTCATCTCCACCACGGTTCCAAACATGATTGTAAACATTCAAACTCACAATGATATCATATCCTATGAGGGATGCCTGACACAGATGTCTCTTTTTACCACTCTTGTCTGTATGGATTATATGCTTCTgactgtgatggcctatgaccggtttgtggccatctgtcaccccctgcattatacagtcattatgaaccctcGTCTCTGTGGCTTCTTAATTTTGGGGTCATTTTTACTGAGTCTTTTGGACTCCCAGTTGCACAATTTGGTGATCTTAAAAGTTACCAGCTTCAAGGATGTGGAAATTTCCAATTTCTACTGTGACCCTTCTGAACTTCTGAATCTTTCCTGTTCGTACACCTACTCTAATATCATTGTCAAATACGTTCTTATTGTCATCTATGGCCTTTTCCCCATCTCAGGGATCCTTTTctcttattataaaattatttcctccATTCTGAGGATCCCCTCCTCAGGTGGGAAGTACAAAGCCTTCTCTACCTGTGGCTCTCACCTGTCagtgttttgcttatttttaggaACAGGCATTGCAGTATATTTTGGATCAGCTGTCTCACATTCTCCCAGGAAGGGTGCAGTGGCCTCTgtgatgtacactgtggtcacccccatgctgaaccccttcatctacagcctgaggaacagggacatTAAAAGTGCCCTGAGGAGGCTGCAGATTAGGACAGTCTAA